A single genomic interval of Bradyrhizobium sp. AZCC 1693 harbors:
- a CDS encoding outer membrane protein: MKKILAALVAFAALTATAPALGADLGARPYYNKAPVYAAPLYNWTGFYLGGHLGGAFSGSNDFNGAVLSDSSARLLGGVQAGLDWQFAPNWVLGTEGQYSWLGKNNLTATFPGGYVYTNDQRGLGSITARIGYTWGPGLVYVKGGYAYSDNAERVTLGGVPTAFLLDGNHSNGYTVGTGVEYMFAPNWSAKGEYMYYNFGSSRFVTPAALAPFGSFHTDDHTLKLGVNYRFNFASPVVARY; this comes from the coding sequence ATGAAGAAGATCCTCGCAGCCCTCGTGGCCTTCGCAGCCCTCACCGCCACAGCCCCCGCCCTTGGCGCCGATCTCGGCGCGCGCCCCTACTACAACAAGGCCCCCGTCTATGCGGCGCCGCTCTACAACTGGACCGGCTTCTATCTCGGCGGCCATCTCGGCGGCGCCTTCAGCGGCAGCAACGATTTCAACGGCGCGGTGCTGAGCGATTCCAGCGCCCGGCTGCTCGGCGGCGTCCAAGCCGGCCTGGATTGGCAATTCGCGCCGAACTGGGTGCTCGGCACCGAGGGCCAGTATTCCTGGCTCGGCAAGAACAACCTCACCGCCACCTTCCCCGGAGGCTACGTCTACACCAACGATCAGCGCGGCCTTGGCTCGATCACGGCCCGCATCGGCTACACCTGGGGTCCGGGCCTGGTCTATGTCAAAGGCGGTTACGCCTATTCCGACAACGCCGAGAGGGTGACGCTCGGTGGCGTTCCGACCGCCTTCCTGCTCGATGGCAACCACAGCAACGGCTACACCGTCGGCACCGGCGTCGAATACATGTTCGCCCCGAACTGGTCCGCCAAGGGCGAGTATATGTATTACAATTTCGGCAGCAGCCGCTTCGTGACCCCCGCGGCGCTGGCGCCGTTCGGAAGCTTCCACACTGACGACCACACGCTGAAGCTCGGCGTCAATTATCGCTTCAACTTCGCGAGCCCCGTGGTCGCACGCTACTGA
- a CDS encoding GH1 family beta-glucosidase yields MFGKFSRRHFAKLAGLSALGIAAAPADAAAQTAAAQPAPASFPKDFVWGTATSAYQIEGAVNEDGRGRSIWDTFAHTPGKIEDHTTGDRANEHYIRYKEDIGLIRELGARAYRFSIAWPRVFPEGTGKPNPKGLDFYDRLIDELLKNGIEPYATLYHWDLPQALEDKVGGWRSSETSKAFAEYAGHVAARITDRVRSIFTINEAGRFVNFGYGWGIDAPGLKLPDADVNQVRHHVALAHGLAVQAIRAQGRAGTRVGPAENIAACVPAFDTPDNVRAAEIATRELNSGFLGVILEGKYTDGFLQYAGKAAPKFTADELKIISQPNDFVGLNIYAPQFYIAASDKAPGWRVLPFPASFPHMNSEWLRVGPETIYWASRLAAKVWNIETIYISENGTSSEDKLHADGQVYDLDRIMYLRNYLRQLQRATSEGVPVRGYFLWSLMDNFEWIFGYGQRFGLYHVDFETQRRTPKLSVAFYRDVVARNAIGV; encoded by the coding sequence ATGTTCGGAAAATTCTCGCGCCGGCATTTTGCAAAGCTTGCCGGCTTGTCCGCGCTCGGCATCGCCGCGGCGCCGGCCGACGCCGCCGCGCAAACGGCAGCCGCGCAGCCAGCGCCGGCGAGCTTTCCGAAAGACTTCGTGTGGGGCACCGCCACGTCGGCCTACCAGATCGAGGGCGCCGTGAACGAAGACGGCCGCGGCCGCTCGATCTGGGATACGTTCGCACACACGCCGGGCAAGATCGAAGATCACACCACGGGCGATCGCGCCAACGAGCACTACATCAGGTACAAGGAAGACATCGGCCTGATCCGCGAATTGGGCGCCAGGGCCTACCGGTTTTCGATCGCGTGGCCGCGGGTGTTTCCGGAAGGAACCGGCAAGCCTAACCCCAAGGGCCTCGACTTCTACGACCGCCTCATCGACGAACTGCTCAAGAACGGCATCGAGCCATACGCGACGCTCTATCACTGGGACCTGCCGCAGGCGCTCGAGGACAAGGTCGGCGGCTGGCGATCCAGCGAAACGTCGAAAGCATTCGCCGAATATGCCGGCCACGTGGCGGCGCGCATCACTGATCGCGTCAGGTCGATCTTCACGATCAACGAAGCCGGAAGGTTCGTGAATTTCGGCTATGGCTGGGGCATCGATGCCCCCGGCCTCAAACTCCCGGATGCGGACGTCAACCAGGTTCGCCACCATGTGGCGCTGGCGCACGGCCTTGCGGTGCAGGCGATCCGTGCGCAGGGGCGCGCGGGCACCAGGGTGGGTCCGGCCGAAAACATCGCGGCCTGCGTGCCGGCATTCGACACCCCCGACAATGTGCGCGCGGCCGAGATAGCGACGCGCGAACTCAACTCCGGCTTCCTCGGCGTCATCCTGGAAGGCAAATACACCGACGGGTTTCTGCAGTACGCCGGCAAGGCCGCGCCGAAATTCACCGCCGACGAATTGAAGATCATTTCGCAGCCGAACGATTTCGTCGGCCTCAACATCTACGCGCCGCAATTCTACATCGCCGCCTCCGACAAGGCGCCGGGCTGGCGGGTGCTGCCGTTCCCCGCCTCGTTCCCGCACATGAATTCGGAATGGCTGCGCGTGGGGCCGGAGACGATCTACTGGGCGTCGCGGCTGGCGGCAAAGGTCTGGAACATCGAGACGATCTACATCAGCGAGAACGGCACCTCGTCGGAAGACAAGCTCCATGCCGACGGCCAGGTCTACGACCTCGATCGCATCATGTACCTGCGCAATTATCTCAGGCAGTTGCAGCGCGCGACGTCGGAGGGCGTGCCGGTCCGCGGCTATTTCCTCTGGAGCCTGATGGACAATTTCGAATGGATCTTCGGCTACGGGCAGCGCTTCGGACTCTACCACGTCGACTTCGAGACGCAGCGCCGGACGCCGAAACTGAGCGTCGCCTTCTATCGCGACGTGGTGGCGCGCAATGCGATCGGCGTCTGA
- a CDS encoding helix-turn-helix domain-containing protein, which produces MTGAELKKLRQHLGEAIGQPLSVADMAKLCGLPAADGADTIRRWEVTGPTGPVAELLRILAMASDHYPILEMFNVFDRHDVPVKDRPARRQAFREQMRGDVRRRIG; this is translated from the coding sequence GTGACCGGAGCAGAACTGAAGAAACTTCGCCAGCATCTCGGTGAGGCCATCGGCCAGCCGCTGTCGGTGGCCGACATGGCCAAGCTGTGCGGGCTGCCGGCTGCCGATGGCGCCGACACCATCCGCCGATGGGAGGTCACCGGCCCGACCGGGCCGGTGGCGGAGCTGCTGCGCATCCTGGCGATGGCCAGCGACCACTATCCGATCCTCGAAATGTTCAACGTGTTCGACCGTCACGACGTCCCGGTGAAAGACCGCCCCGCCCGCCGGCAGGCCTTCCGCGAACAGATGCGCGGCGACGTGCGGCGCCGCATTGGTTAA